Proteins from a single region of Hymenobacter aquaticus:
- a CDS encoding metallophosphoesterase, producing the protein MLTFTTLLYLLAALAAGVSVWLLWRYRQERQYRRQPYVAASETGWAAQQPAPDSPLRHRMALVGDLGAVATDGSDPVLSLLQSWLRAAGEASSVVVLGDNVYPTGIPAPTHPGRAAAEQRLDVQLDAFRTYAGRVIFLSGNHDWNKGRPDGYQYLLRQEAYVLDHLPGALYLPAKGCPGPVTLQLAEGLLLVVLNTQWWVQNGPRPLGPEFGCTATSAKEPFQQLQEILELNRHQQVVVAGHHPLYSNAMHGGKFTTKQHLFPLTAAHKKAYLPLPLLGSLFPVYRQLVGAEEDMAHPPYRKMRRRLLRVLHQFPGVIYAAGHDHNLQYFHYRQGHYLVSGSGSKTAFVQHGGKATFVHEHKGFFGLEFYQNGDVWLRTFEAGATAEAGPGAEVFRKQLVGSPGGRAATPTAAAPASSAAE; encoded by the coding sequence TTGCTGACTTTCACCACTCTTTTGTACCTACTGGCCGCGCTGGCGGCGGGCGTATCCGTCTGGCTGCTGTGGCGCTACCGGCAGGAGCGGCAGTACCGGCGGCAGCCCTACGTGGCAGCCTCGGAAACGGGCTGGGCCGCACAGCAGCCGGCCCCCGACAGCCCGCTGCGCCACCGCATGGCCCTGGTCGGCGACCTGGGCGCGGTGGCCACCGACGGCTCCGACCCGGTGCTGAGCCTGCTGCAAAGCTGGCTCCGGGCGGCCGGCGAGGCCAGCAGCGTCGTGGTGCTCGGCGACAACGTCTACCCCACCGGTATTCCGGCGCCCACCCACCCGGGCCGGGCCGCCGCCGAGCAGCGGCTCGACGTGCAGCTGGACGCTTTCCGGACCTACGCCGGCCGGGTGATTTTCCTCAGCGGCAACCACGACTGGAACAAGGGCCGCCCGGACGGCTACCAATATTTGCTGCGGCAGGAAGCCTACGTGCTCGACCACCTGCCCGGGGCCCTGTACCTGCCGGCCAAAGGCTGCCCCGGCCCCGTAACGCTGCAATTAGCCGAAGGCCTGCTGCTGGTGGTGCTCAATACGCAGTGGTGGGTGCAAAACGGCCCCCGACCGCTGGGCCCCGAGTTTGGCTGCACGGCCACGTCGGCCAAGGAGCCTTTTCAGCAGCTGCAGGAAATTCTGGAGCTCAACCGGCACCAGCAGGTGGTGGTGGCCGGGCACCACCCGCTGTATTCCAACGCCATGCACGGGGGCAAGTTCACGACCAAGCAGCACCTGTTTCCGCTGACGGCCGCCCACAAAAAGGCCTACCTGCCCCTGCCCCTGCTGGGCTCCCTGTTTCCGGTGTACCGCCAGCTGGTGGGTGCCGAAGAAGACATGGCCCACCCACCCTACCGCAAGATGCGCCGCCGCCTGCTGCGCGTGCTGCACCAGTTTCCGGGCGTCATCTACGCCGCCGGCCACGACCACAACCTGCAGTATTTTCACTACCGTCAGGGGCATTACCTGGTCAGCGGGTCGGGCAGCAAAACGGCTTTCGTGCAGCACGGCGGCAAAGCGACTTTCGTGCACGAGCACAAGGGCTTTTTCGGGCTGGAGTTTTACCAGAACGGCGACGTCTGGCTGCGCACCTTCGAGGCCGGGGCCACGGCCGAAGCCGGGCCGGGCGCGGAGGTGTTCCGCAAGCAGCTGGTCGGTAGCCCCGGCGGCCGTGCGGCTACGCCGACGGCAGCAGCACCCGCAAGCTCCGCGGCCGAATAG